A stretch of Myxococcus hansupus DNA encodes these proteins:
- a CDS encoding aminotransferase class I/II-fold pyridoxal phosphate-dependent enzyme, whose amino-acid sequence MDLTTTALPEKNRDLAVGSARLQEVQKAVHYYVDNHHCDVIGRVFHGMPGREARVSFSPTRRDALLDSEGPRDVLHFGSYNYSGLNGHPRVVAAAEAALRRYGTTVSGVRLLNGTCELHLELERALAEFLGFEDCVTYSSGYAANLSVLSALCGEGDVVLSDMLNHQSIIDGLKLSGADIRTYRHKSLRSIEATLKKLPREQRKFIITDGVFSMDGDVADLPGLVALAESYNAFVIVDDAHATAAMGPNGRGTPAYFGLQSQVDVLTGSLSKGLPGIGGFAAGSKATIDLLRFGSNGYIFSASLPPPIAAGLLEGIRILQEQPELQERLHHNENYLRNGIRAMGLDCMNSESPIIPILMPAYEKTFELTRLLHLEGIYVNPVGYPAVSKNRTRLRINVSANLTQPDLDRFLDALDRCTRKLGLQDAPALQQTGT is encoded by the coding sequence ATGGACCTGACCACCACTGCCTTGCCCGAAAAGAACCGCGACCTCGCCGTCGGCTCCGCCCGGCTCCAGGAAGTCCAGAAGGCGGTCCACTACTACGTGGACAACCACCATTGTGACGTCATTGGACGGGTGTTTCACGGCATGCCCGGCCGCGAAGCCCGCGTCAGCTTCAGCCCGACGCGGCGGGATGCGCTGCTCGACTCGGAGGGGCCCCGGGACGTCCTCCACTTCGGCTCGTACAACTACTCCGGACTGAACGGACACCCGCGCGTGGTGGCCGCCGCCGAGGCCGCGCTGCGCCGCTACGGGACGACGGTCAGCGGCGTGCGCCTGCTCAACGGCACCTGCGAGCTGCACCTGGAGCTGGAGCGCGCGCTGGCGGAGTTCCTGGGCTTCGAGGACTGCGTCACCTACAGCAGCGGCTACGCGGCGAACCTGTCGGTGCTGTCCGCCCTGTGCGGCGAGGGGGACGTGGTGCTGTCGGACATGCTCAACCACCAGTCCATCATCGACGGGTTGAAGCTGTCCGGCGCGGACATCCGCACCTACCGGCACAAGAGCCTGCGCAGCATCGAGGCCACCCTCAAGAAGCTGCCGCGCGAGCAGCGCAAGTTCATCATCACCGACGGCGTCTTCAGCATGGACGGCGACGTGGCGGACCTGCCGGGTCTGGTGGCGCTGGCGGAGAGCTACAACGCGTTCGTCATCGTGGATGACGCGCACGCCACCGCCGCCATGGGCCCCAACGGCCGCGGCACGCCGGCCTACTTCGGGCTCCAGTCCCAGGTGGACGTGCTCACCGGCAGCCTCAGCAAGGGCCTGCCGGGCATCGGCGGGTTCGCCGCCGGCTCCAAGGCCACCATCGACCTGCTGCGCTTCGGCTCCAACGGCTACATCTTCTCCGCCTCGCTGCCGCCGCCCATCGCCGCCGGCCTGCTGGAGGGCATCCGCATCCTCCAGGAGCAGCCCGAGCTCCAGGAGCGGCTGCACCACAACGAGAACTACCTGCGCAATGGCATCCGCGCCATGGGCCTGGACTGCATGAACAGCGAGTCCCCCATCATCCCCATCCTGATGCCCGCGTATGAGAAGACGTTCGAGCTGACGCGGCTGCTCCACCTGGAGGGCATCTACGTCAACCCGGTGGGCTACCCGGCGGTGAGCAAGAACCGCACGCGCCTGCGCATCAACGTCAGCGCCAACCTCACCCAGCCGGACCTGGACCGCTTCCTGGACGCGCTGGACCGCTGCACCCGCAAGCTCGGGCTCCAGGACGCGCCCGCGCTCCAGCAGACCGGCACCTGA
- a CDS encoding sterol desaturase family protein, which yields MDLKEQLLYGLPAFLAPILIELVVGLVRRKPAYRLHDALTNVTMSLLTVLGSVVIAGATFVFYGYVYKHHALFDLAKASPWTWVVAFLAYDFFYYWAHRMHHTMAWMWGVHVAHHSGEDMNFGLAVRQSALGELTTWPFFVPMALLGIAPEVFLGITGIQLIFQYAIHNTYVPPLGWLEYVLVTPSQHRVHHSRNTPYIDKNYGNILVVWDLLFRTYQPELKDQPCVYGLRSSLRTWNPLTAHFHYFVELFQKSAACARLSDKVLCFLKGPDWNPPSLRPERFSGHPDDGPSATFKKYDPKLPLPVSAYCVTQFFSLSASILLLAWYLDVLSPTVRVAALGCVLFSTWSLGAMMDARAFAWRQEWARLAGIALLGPALALMEGAPLMNALPILLHPVLSAAWLLRFRSAFQEGAYTPTGGPGALAA from the coding sequence ATGGACCTCAAGGAACAGCTTCTCTACGGCCTGCCCGCGTTCCTCGCTCCCATCCTCATCGAGCTGGTGGTGGGGCTCGTGCGCCGCAAGCCGGCCTACCGGCTCCATGACGCGCTCACCAACGTGACGATGAGCCTGCTCACCGTGCTGGGCAGCGTGGTCATCGCGGGGGCCACCTTCGTCTTCTACGGCTACGTCTACAAACACCACGCGCTCTTCGACCTGGCGAAGGCGTCGCCGTGGACGTGGGTGGTGGCCTTCCTCGCGTACGACTTCTTCTATTACTGGGCGCACCGGATGCACCACACCATGGCGTGGATGTGGGGCGTCCACGTGGCCCACCACTCCGGCGAGGACATGAACTTCGGCCTCGCCGTGCGGCAGAGCGCGCTGGGCGAGCTGACCACGTGGCCCTTCTTCGTGCCCATGGCGCTGCTGGGTATCGCGCCCGAGGTGTTCCTGGGCATCACCGGCATCCAGCTCATCTTCCAGTACGCCATCCACAACACCTACGTGCCGCCGCTGGGCTGGCTGGAGTACGTGCTGGTCACGCCCTCCCAGCACCGCGTCCACCACAGCCGCAACACGCCGTACATCGACAAGAACTACGGCAACATCCTCGTCGTCTGGGACTTGCTGTTCCGCACCTACCAGCCGGAGCTGAAGGACCAGCCGTGTGTCTACGGCCTGCGCAGCAGCCTGCGCACGTGGAACCCCCTCACCGCGCACTTCCACTACTTCGTGGAGCTGTTCCAGAAGTCCGCCGCGTGCGCGCGGCTGTCCGACAAGGTGCTGTGCTTCCTCAAGGGCCCGGACTGGAACCCGCCCTCGCTGCGCCCGGAGCGCTTCAGCGGCCACCCGGATGACGGGCCGTCCGCCACGTTCAAGAAGTACGACCCGAAGCTGCCCCTGCCCGTCTCCGCCTACTGCGTGACGCAGTTCTTCAGCCTTTCGGCCAGCATCCTGCTGCTGGCGTGGTACCTGGACGTGCTCAGCCCCACGGTCCGCGTCGCCGCGCTCGGGTGCGTCCTCTTCAGCACCTGGAGCCTGGGCGCGATGATGGACGCGCGCGCCTTCGCGTGGCGGCAGGAATGGGCGCGGCTGGCGGGCATCGCCCTGCTGGGGCCCGCGCTGGCGTTGATGGAGGGCGCGCCGCTGATGAACGCGCTCCCCATCCTGCTCCACCCCGTGCTCAGCGCGGCGTGGCTGCTGCGGTTCCGGTCCGCCTTCCAGGAAGGCGCCTACACCCCCACCGGAGGCCCGGGCGCCCTGGCCGCATGA
- a CDS encoding GNAT family N-acetyltransferase, with product MTATAPVTGSAPAFHTFPRPFDVRWVGSIHDIGRETWHTCFPTTDVMQSFELHQATEAASIADVQFHYLVLESGSETVAVVPCFRFRMSLTVIAPERVNQVVSKVRRAFPDFLFLNAFVIGTPIAICKDLLGIRPDLPRAARDEVLGVVSREVIARAKQLKLGLVFMKELTTQKLPEVKDVLSRHFSFVESAATTYLYLGEPGKSTFKDRLRKKYRSLMNNRMARLTEAGMRWEMTQDFSRHAAQMHPLYLQVLGRSKIRFETLSVDFFAQLSERLGDRVFALLCFQGERLVSFELFLKDAEWIHPIYLGLDYSLRDEGALYFNSIYKIVEVLEAHGKSVVQLGQTSYAVKASIGAVVDRLYLAVHHTNPVLHQLLKRFGTELFPPTPLPRSQRVFRDMQENDDGLARHGIRFERLDDGGDE from the coding sequence ATGACCGCGACAGCACCCGTCACCGGAAGCGCTCCCGCCTTCCACACCTTCCCGCGCCCCTTCGACGTGCGCTGGGTGGGCTCCATCCACGACATCGGCCGGGAGACCTGGCACACCTGCTTCCCCACCACGGACGTGATGCAGTCCTTCGAGCTGCATCAGGCCACCGAGGCCGCCAGCATCGCGGACGTGCAGTTCCACTACCTGGTCCTCGAGAGCGGCAGCGAGACGGTGGCCGTCGTCCCCTGCTTCCGCTTCCGGATGTCGTTGACTGTCATCGCCCCGGAGCGCGTCAACCAGGTGGTGTCCAAGGTCCGCCGCGCGTTCCCGGACTTCCTCTTCCTCAACGCGTTCGTCATCGGCACGCCCATCGCCATCTGCAAGGACCTGCTGGGCATCCGTCCGGACCTGCCGCGCGCCGCGCGTGACGAGGTGCTGGGCGTCGTCTCTCGCGAGGTGATTGCCCGGGCCAAGCAGCTCAAGCTGGGCCTGGTCTTCATGAAGGAGCTCACCACCCAGAAGCTGCCCGAGGTGAAGGACGTGTTGTCCCGGCACTTCTCCTTCGTAGAGAGCGCGGCCACCACCTACCTCTACCTGGGCGAGCCGGGGAAGAGCACCTTCAAGGACCGGCTGCGCAAGAAGTACCGCTCCCTGATGAACAACCGCATGGCGCGCCTCACCGAGGCGGGCATGCGCTGGGAGATGACGCAGGACTTCTCCCGCCACGCGGCGCAGATGCACCCGCTGTACCTCCAGGTGCTCGGCCGCTCCAAAATCCGCTTCGAGACGCTCAGCGTGGACTTCTTCGCGCAGCTCTCCGAGCGCCTGGGCGACCGCGTCTTCGCGCTCCTGTGCTTCCAGGGCGAGCGGCTGGTGTCCTTCGAGCTGTTCCTCAAGGACGCCGAGTGGATTCACCCCATCTACCTGGGCCTGGACTACAGCCTGCGCGACGAGGGCGCGCTGTACTTCAACAGCATCTACAAAATCGTCGAGGTGCTGGAGGCCCACGGCAAGTCGGTGGTGCAGCTCGGGCAGACGAGCTACGCCGTGAAGGCCAGCATCGGCGCGGTGGTGGACCGGCTCTACCTGGCCGTGCACCACACGAACCCGGTGCTCCACCAACTGCTGAAGCGCTTTGGCACGGAGCTGTTCCCGCCCACGCCGCTGCCGCGCTCGCAGCGCGTGTTCCGGGACATGCAGGAGAACGACGATGGCCTCGCGCGCCACGGCATCCGCTTCGAGCGGCTGGACGACGGGGGCGACGAATGA
- a CDS encoding GNAT family N-acetyltransferase: MSATASLTTRIHPRIQDVPRALWDEKVAQGHPFKSAAFLSCLEDSFPDRKFGYVVMSQGEDVVGLAVITEERLDLSLLLPQQVGTLAQGVRKVLPGFLSLGLGMVGTFETAERHWWYDARRVSEHDFAKALLAACDEVCGKSALLLVRDFMETLPEDVRLESWFLQRGFKQVANHPMAKIALEGLSSEGHFQRLKKKSRQNLRKKLKDAEALGFQVERVRDFRPLIDECYPLYLQVHEGASEFKRAPFPRAFFETIAERMPATSSFLTLRDAEGQLIAFILTGTGGGINNPFCIGMDYARTEGTPAYYLMMWKEIEYAAQHGCHLVDLGLTSYFVKQTVGAELEGMTMAARIQSAWLRPLLNPLLPTLLSEKQPQERRRFRVSTHDDTSPPSEQAA, translated from the coding sequence ATGAGCGCCACGGCGAGCCTCACCACCCGAATCCACCCCCGCATCCAGGACGTCCCCCGCGCGCTCTGGGATGAGAAGGTGGCGCAGGGGCATCCCTTCAAGAGCGCCGCGTTCCTCTCCTGCCTGGAGGATTCCTTCCCGGACCGGAAGTTCGGCTACGTCGTCATGTCCCAGGGCGAGGACGTCGTCGGGCTGGCCGTCATCACCGAGGAGCGGTTGGACCTGAGCCTGCTGTTGCCCCAGCAGGTGGGCACGCTGGCGCAGGGGGTGCGCAAGGTGCTGCCCGGGTTCCTCTCCCTGGGCCTGGGCATGGTGGGCACCTTCGAAACGGCGGAGCGGCACTGGTGGTACGACGCGCGGCGCGTGTCCGAGCACGACTTCGCGAAGGCCCTGCTGGCCGCCTGCGATGAAGTGTGTGGGAAGTCCGCGCTGCTGCTGGTGCGCGACTTCATGGAGACGCTGCCCGAGGACGTGCGCCTGGAGTCGTGGTTCCTCCAGCGGGGTTTCAAGCAGGTGGCCAACCACCCCATGGCCAAAATCGCGCTCGAGGGCCTGAGCAGCGAGGGCCACTTCCAGCGACTGAAGAAGAAGTCGCGGCAGAACCTGCGCAAGAAGCTGAAGGACGCGGAGGCGCTGGGCTTCCAGGTGGAGCGGGTGCGCGACTTCCGGCCCCTCATCGACGAGTGCTACCCGCTCTACCTCCAGGTCCACGAGGGCGCCTCGGAGTTCAAGCGCGCGCCCTTCCCGCGCGCCTTCTTTGAAACCATCGCGGAGCGGATGCCCGCCACCAGCAGCTTCCTCACGCTGCGGGACGCGGAGGGGCAGCTCATCGCCTTCATCCTCACGGGCACCGGGGGCGGCATCAACAACCCGTTCTGCATCGGCATGGACTACGCGCGGACGGAAGGCACGCCGGCCTACTACCTGATGATGTGGAAGGAAATCGAGTACGCGGCGCAGCACGGCTGCCACCTGGTGGACCTGGGCCTCACCAGCTACTTCGTGAAGCAGACGGTGGGCGCGGAGCTGGAGGGCATGACGATGGCCGCCCGCATCCAGTCCGCGTGGCTGCGCCCGCTGCTCAACCCGCTCCTGCCCACGCTGCTGAGCGAGAAGCAGCCCCAGGAGCGGCGGCGCTTCCGCGTCTCCACCCACGACGACACCTCTCCCCCTTCGGAACAGGCGGCCTGA
- a CDS encoding formyltransferase family protein, which translates to MIRFAYGCTPSVMSLYFANTLVRRAGLTPSCIVLSSGGLHFQKKRYTPAQVLPLFLKQFGARFTGYNVLAGLSGALPFRLPKSGLMGFQALSQTYGIPLVLSDDFSGEATVAELRRREVELFVTCMCDQLIREPLLSLPRHGCVNIHPSLLPEFRGVDSIFQAMLHGQREIGTTLHRTAARIDAGDVLAQSTLPRADTDTHMLLTVKSTSAGIGLLKQHLALLERGQPPSARPIDVNTARHPYRSWPERAELHRFQAQGNVFWRASDFRRVLGFEDLNAG; encoded by the coding sequence ATGATTCGCTTCGCGTACGGCTGCACCCCGTCCGTCATGTCCCTCTACTTCGCCAACACCCTGGTGCGGCGAGCGGGGCTGACGCCGTCCTGCATCGTGTTGTCCTCGGGCGGGCTGCACTTCCAGAAGAAGCGCTACACCCCGGCCCAGGTGCTGCCCCTCTTCCTGAAGCAGTTCGGCGCGCGCTTCACCGGCTACAACGTGCTCGCGGGGCTCAGCGGCGCGCTGCCCTTCCGCCTCCCGAAGTCAGGGCTGATGGGCTTCCAGGCGCTCTCCCAGACGTATGGCATTCCGCTGGTGCTCAGTGATGACTTCTCCGGAGAGGCCACCGTGGCGGAGCTGCGGCGGCGGGAGGTGGAGCTGTTCGTCACGTGCATGTGTGACCAGCTCATCCGCGAGCCCCTGCTCAGCCTGCCGCGCCATGGCTGCGTGAACATCCACCCCTCGCTGCTGCCGGAGTTCCGGGGCGTGGATTCCATCTTCCAGGCCATGCTGCACGGTCAGCGGGAGATTGGGACGACGCTCCACCGCACCGCCGCGCGCATCGACGCGGGCGACGTGCTCGCCCAGTCCACGCTGCCTCGCGCGGACACGGACACGCACATGCTGCTGACGGTGAAGTCGACCTCGGCGGGCATCGGGCTGCTGAAGCAGCACCTGGCGTTGCTGGAGCGCGGGCAGCCCCCCTCTGCCCGGCCCATCGACGTGAACACGGCCCGGCATCCCTACCGCTCGTGGCCGGAGCGCGCCGAGCTGCACCGTTTCCAGGCGCAGGGCAACGTCTTCTGGCGTGCGTCGGACTTCCGCCGGGTCCTCGGCTTCGAGGACCTGAACGCCGGGTAG